The window TTATCTGAAGGCgcttgtattgttgttgttggtttttccCAGGCATGGTGGTTCACAGAGAACCTTTATACAGACTTGTGGGGCAGATGGGTGATGGAGAACAATGATAATGTCTGGGTGTACATGGACATACCGACCTCATACCGGAAGGGTAAGACAAAAACCATGTTAAAAGAATGCATTTTTGTACATCTGCTTATTTTCACTAGTCAACCCCAGTGTATTTGTACGTACACTGTTCGAAATTAAGgttgatgccatagaagaaccattttgggttcccagagaaactttcagtgaacagttcttagaGCCATTTTTTTACTTAGTCcggagaacattttaataatctaaatagCTGTTTGTACAATGCAAaaattccatggatgttaaagtttcttcatgCCACTGAAGAACcttaatttttaagagtgtacagacTGGGACAATCATGTGACGCCCCTTTTATTTCATCTATCTAGACTATCTGCAGGCGGTCCAGGCGTTTGCAGTGCTGTCATGCCTGTTTGCtgtgttctctctgtgcgtgttCATATGCCAACTCTTTACTCTGGGTAAAGGAAAGCGGTTCACCATCTCTGGAGTTGTGCAGCTAATCTCCTGTAAGTCCTAAAGTTTTAAAGGTTAAATTAGGGCATTGTTGAAACATACATGTGTGGATCATTGTCTTTAAGGTCCAACAGGTCATACAGACAGTCATTATGGTTGTGCATTTCTGCATTTCACTTGGGATCTCTAGGTTTCTGCATCATGGTGGCTCTGTCAGTCTATACCGATCACTTCCACAGAGACGAGAAGAATGGCTGGTATGGCTGGTCCTACATCATGGCCTGGTTTGGGTGGCTGCTGACCCTCTTCACTGGAATCATGTACATCATCCTGCGCAAACGAGTGGATTAAACTTTAGACCTCGCTCTCAGTGCTAATGTACAgcattcattatttttctttaaagtcTAAGTACAGAACTTGAAAAATAATGAGTTGTCTGAAATATTACAGGCGTTGGTTGGAATTGTAGAAACTTGTGCAACAAATCACAGCATCAGCAGTTCACGGAAAGAGTTTAATATCTGTCAGTGAGAAAGGGTTGATTCAGCATTCGAGGAAAAATGGCCAGAGTTCCTTAAACAAGAAATGTTGTTTTtgcttttgcatttttgtttagaGTAATACTACAGATCGGTTTGATGGGTCATCTTTCCCTAGTTTCGCAAAGCACTGAGGGCAGTAAGAGGGTCTAAACACTTTATTGCAGGGGTTAGTGTGTAAAGATGGTGAAGATGCAGTATATACACAAggatatgtaaaaaatgtatttataacatGTATAAAGAGAAAGATAAATTGTACATATAAAgtacatacaaaaaatatatatgttatgaTCAAAGTGTAGTTTTAAACATCACTTGCACTTTAAGAATTAGCTTCGTCTTAAacacaggtttattttttattgtatttttatgttgtaGATGGCAATGGCGCAGGATAGTCTCTAGGTCAAGATAAGGGTCAAATCTTTGTTActgtgatttcttttttctttgttacCGTGCATTATGGTGCTGTTCAAATTTGGAATCACTCATTTGATCACGTGACTTCTGAACACACAATCCTTTTGTAATTGCATTGTACAGACCCTCTGCCaatatatttatttgcaatttcTGCGTGGACAAAGGctttcttgataaaaaaaaaatgggctcTGTTGCTATGCCAGCCATTTTTGATTAGCATGAAAATGATGATGAATGATTGTTGATGAGGTCAGATGATCACCTTGTAAAATTCTAGAGCA is drawn from Carassius gibelio isolate Cgi1373 ecotype wild population from Czech Republic chromosome B1, carGib1.2-hapl.c, whole genome shotgun sequence and contains these coding sequences:
- the LOC127949307 gene encoding epithelial membrane protein 2; this encodes MFKALAGICLLHLTTIFFLFWATIDDAWWFTENLYTDLWGRWVMENNDNVWVYMDIPTSYRKDYLQAVQAFAVLSCLFAVFSLCVFICQLFTLGKGKRFTISGVVQLISCFCIMVALSVYTDHFHRDEKNGWYGWSYIMAWFGWLLTLFTGIMYIILRKRVD